The window CATTACATTATGAAAAAGCCTATGATCATTTtcagatagaaaaaaaaaagagattaatCAAGGAGAAAGatctatttcatattttatagGGTAAAAAACCCTAATAAGCCAAGGCAAGTTTCGCATTACGTAAATAAGCCAAAAGCAAAATCGTTTCAGCAATGAGCCAAGGCctatttttatgtaattcgaaccagcttggttcgaactaCATTCCTTAGTAAATCGAACCAACATAGTTCGAATTAGGAGGAGAAAACGTTGAACGTAATTCGAACCAATGCGGTTCGAACTCAAGCTCCATATAATTCGAACAAGGCTAGTTCGAATTATGCCTACGGTAGCAaaccatgtaattcgaaccaacctggttcgaattaccctTCTCATGGCTCCTTAATAATTCGAACctacctggttcgaattactactgattcggctatataaggagttcgaatcagcctCATTCGAACCATTCTTCCTTTCCcctaccccaccaaatcccagagaaaacgacccagattctctaCGACGAAGACCTGAATGGAATACTCTGCTGATGGGGGACAATCCGGCACGGTTATATCGCTTGGACGGAgttgctcatatagccggggtcatcaacgacgaggttagtacaGAAATAACTTTGTGGTAGCGGTATATGTGacttagtggttttgcatgcggtTTTAGTGGCGGTTTAGGTTAGCGGTAAATCGTAGTGGTATTGCTGGTGGTTTAGTTGAGAGGTTTTGCATGCGGGTTAGATGGtggtttagttggtggtttatctaggtggtttatgttagtggtttatgttggttttttatgttggtggtttatgttagttgttttatgttagtggtttctgttagttgttttatgttagtggtttgtgttagttgttttatgttagctgttttatgttaatggttttagttaagctgttttatgttagtggttctACTTAagctgttttatgttagtggtttagttGTGTGGTCTATGGGTTTGTTTTGCATGTGGTTCTCGTTCATGTATTTTTATGCGATTTTATTTAGTATGATGTTTTGTTGATGATTTATCGTGTTGGTTATGTTTGTCATTGGTTATGAAGCTGGTTCTAACAATGCGGTGCATTTCATGCGCAGCCTCagcgatgcatcaggagcatgcggcggcagcagggcatgcgactcgatgacagatacgttccgtACTTGTAGATGGCCGGActataccatcttgcaaggctgaacgatagatggttccATTTAGACGAGGCCCTTGTCAGTGCATTTGTCGAGCTatggcgtccggagacgcacacatttcatatgccgttcggagagtgcacgatcacactccaggacgtggcataccagttGGGTTTGCCAGTGGACGGGCGTTACGTGAGCGGCTGCCTATCAGAATTCCAGATATACATCCATGGTGGCCGTCCAGCCTGGGTGTGGTTCCAGGAGTCTTGGCATACGTCGCATTCACTAGAAGCATCCGtgcgtctttgcccttgaaggtaagggcaaaattagccgccacgtgtcgaatgcagaatgcacggtatgcagatggaggtaaccaacctccgtcaggagcctcaagcacagccttgatgccgttatgtctgtccgatataaccagcagacccggctgcggtgtcacgtgctgtcgaaggtgggagagaaagaatgaccaagactctgcattctcaccctctactagtgcgaatgcaacaggtagaatgttggagttcccgtcctgtgcaatcgcgatgaGCAACGTACCCCCGTACTTCCCATATAGATGGGTGCCGTCAATGCTAACtagcggcttgcaatgacggaatgcctcgatgcacggtggaaacgtccagaaaagtctgtgaaaaaaagcttgagactcgtcTACTTGTCCACCAACTCGAACGGGGCTCGTCCGTAGGATTgcaacagtaccaggcatcgtcaacTGGACTCCCAACACCCACCTGGGgagctcgttgtatgactcattccagtcaccgtagatgagggcaatagccttctgcttcgccatccagaccctcctgtaagtcggcctaaacccaaagtgtgctgccgtggcatttaggagcaccttgatgctgacggatgcatcagccctaaccattggcataatgaacaccgatatcacatgataatccaaattcctgtggtcactcgagatggaggtggcaagacaagtgtgaggtccattgtaccgtttgacctcccaaatgcccttgcgctgccggagactcagtcgaatcaaccatgtgcacccattcccaaactcagcaCACTTGCCCACATAACGGCGATAATCAGACTCcactaccttgtactgtacccctcgccggatgctgtaagtcttcacacttaacagggcctcatctttatcctgaaattgctgaccaacctggaactctgtcagaccagcagtcccttccgcatctctagctccgaatccaaAAGAGTGACCAGAAAccccctcctgcctcatggcatccaaatccaaagaggaaaaatgtggtggatactgctgtgtgccagagctagaaccacctgCCGCCAATGCAGGCTCACTCGCTCCAATATCATCGCCGCTGTCATCatcaatcatatccggctcgacgtcaTCCTCCTCTCCATCACCCAACAATCCGTCTCCAACGCCCTGTAAAGCGTTTGGCAGAATATCAAATGATCCTGCCTCGTCGCCTCCGCTGCCATTGAGATCAGTAGCAAAAGACGGGGAGGCGACAGGTTGGACCGCTGGCTCGTACACAGGGACGGAGGAAGAAGCAACGGCAGGCCTGGAACTAGAACCAGCTGCCGTGGCTAAAgtggtggtattccggttcgaaccccctgagctggataccacatcaaccagctttgccaACAATTCTGGTGTCCTGACCTCCGGAAACTGCCGCCGACAAAGAAACATGACTTGTAAgtcctcatcactaccaatcgtgaaacaatcatacttcacggtatCCTGGAGGAccgtgattggaatgcgatagaaaaacttcttaacccgcttcgcaccttccagaccaagtttcaTCAGCATAGATTGGacaaggtcatcatagctcgtcgtaggactcacgacaatacagagaggatccttatctgtgaacttcacaccggaacgagttttcctcttaatggatcctctgtggtgaaccaaaataacaaaactctcctcactagccatcttacaccctctaatgagagcaactcacgtttaCAACCATATATATACTGCTCTGTCtcccactaattcgaaccagcctacATTGAATTAGGgattgtgtaattcgaaccagcctggttcgaattacttggtgcagcttctctctctataattcgaactagcttggttcgaattacgtgCGTTGCtagttcgaaccagcttggttcgatttATGTTGAATTCTTTCTTAGTAATTCGAACTGCTTTGGTTCGATTTACTTTGGCCtgcttctctctctataattcaaaccaccctggttcgaattacttccATTCATAGTTCGAACCAACTtggttcgatttattaagaaCGCTCAACTTGTAATTCGAACtgtgctggttcgaattactaccaAATGCAGTTCGAAccaccttggttcgaattatattaatatatgatCTGGCGCATTACTGAAACCATTTTCGGTTTGGCTTATATACGTAAATTCTAGATGGCATTGGCTTATAATGGTTTTTTACCCTATTTTATATATTTGgttaattacaattacaaatacCTATTTTAATTACCATTTATACTAATTCTAACAATATCTAACTCTATTTCTGTTAGCATTCAAAGAAGCAGATTGTTAATTCCAAAGTAAAGTGTTCTTTGTTTAAAAGCATTGATAGCACAATCAGCTGTTATTTGAACCAATTCAGTTTTGAATCGAATGCCATAACCAATCCCAATCCCTGATCCTGGTTTACCCTTCCTTAATCCTGGATTTCCTGAAAGATTTTCCATTTCATGAAACTGTTAAAGACTTAAAGCAAACTACTCACAGATCAATTTTAAACAACTACACAGAGAAGTTATTTGTATacttaattaatttgttttaatttgtgcattaaattaacgttgtatatattttttaaatagacaTCTGgttcttaataaattttaatcagaTATTTTAGCCTCTTAATAAATTTTTACTTTCTATAAgtctttttgaaaattattttttttgaaaagattccTCCATTCATTATTTTAAAGAGAAACTAGTTTATCTTatgatgatattttttaaaatctaattgTATTGTAATAAAATTTGTTAGAGATTTATTTGTTTAACacgtatattaaaataaaatttaattaaagcaatgaaaatacaATTTGTACAACAAAAATAATTCTCGAACATTTTTAGtgaacaaaaattttttaataataaaaatgttcaatttaaaattttttgataatcaatttgaatatttattctattttttttattacgaaTAAGATGTAAAatttgtaaataaataattttacatcttatccaataataaaaaatatatatcgactgagtataataaaataaaaatgaataaaagtaaTAATTCACGTAGAACTCACCAAGCACTCTATTACTAGACCTTAGGTCAGACCCAAAGTCTAAGAAAATAACACCAGTAAGTTGTTTGTCCTGTAAAAAAAGAGTGATCAATGGCTTAaagatcaaatttaatttgtattaCAAGAAGAGCATTAATTAATTTAGAGACTAAATTTTAATCTTCATATATAAGATGCTTATATAAATCTGTCTTTCATGTGTTATGAAATCAAAGCAATACTTTGACTGTACTGCAGAGGTTTCACAAAAGATTGAAGAAGTGGctggaattttttaaattaaggaGTAAAAATTACTTCTATCTGTAAACCTGTCTAGCaatctttatttatattttgtttttttttttttttttgggggggggggggtgttatatatatatatgtgatagATGCTTAAtacttatgatattttttaagttacAATAACcgttattttaatttgattaatttcatattaattaaaagatttaaaataaataattaattataaaattttttaattaacacaatcttatttaataactaattaacttacaataatagaaatattttattgtttattataattagtattatgggaggataaaaataaaatgccTGGTAAATAATACTTTAAAATGTGAGAATAATGTTAGATATATTTTACACAAAAATGatctaaaataacaaatattatgaAGTAGTTAACATATATGATACTAATTAACTTCTCTTTAAGAAAGTTAAAGAGGTAGTAAATATAAACACAATAAATGAGAAAATTTTGTGCATAATATTACCTAAACTAACAAGAGATGGGTGTTATTTATTCTAAGATAAGCAATTGAATAACTTAATTATTATATGTAGGTgaattctaatatatatatatatatatatatatatatatatatatatatatatatatatttatggtggttatataaatattattaaaattacattttttaatattttactaacattttttttagtaatattttaaaaaaaatattattaaataataaaaaatgttactttaattttaatcacactttttaaaatattataaccgCCGTAATTACTGTATGTaacataaatatactaaaataggTAACACTAATTGTAAAGTATTATTAGGCAGCATTATTATTACTATACCAATGGGAATGAGAATTCATTCTTTGAAACCACACATGAGTAACCAGAACCAACTGCACCTTCACCATAGCCTCTTACACTGTTGGGGCCACCAATTGCAAATGCTTCATATGGAGCAGTGGCTCCTACAAGTGAACCACCATTAAACCTGCCAAATAAtattgcaaataaataaataatcataataataataatcataattaattagcTAGCACAACAACAGAAAAATCTTTGTTTACTTTTATCATTATCTCTGTATATTAATTTCAATGATAAAATGGTAAATTACTCTTTTAGTCTACAAATAACACTTCTTTTTAAAGAATATGtagtaaatatataaataaagaatTTACTTTTAATACATTAACAGTGTTTAATAATTATATTCGTTCTATGGATGATTAATCACATAattaatatgtaaaaaataattatcttgtTTATGTAACGTTATGTAATTTGATACGCCTGTATCTgacaatgcatcaaaattaaatttataaataaattattaaaattatatgaaaacaaataaaaattagattGTTTTGTTGAGTTACACAAATGTCCTGTTTGAAAATTTATAAAATGATTATCACAAATTGATAGAGATTATTAAAGTAAGGGTAAAATTAGAAAGAATTAATTAACTAAGACTACATATATTACAGCTCTAAAATGATAGATATTGCCTTATAAAATGTTAACCTTTCTTAGAcatttattactaattaattaacaACAACATCTTAAAACATCATAAACACAAGTGAATTGGCACTCACAAAGTGGAGAAAAATGCTGATCCAATCTTGACTCCTTTTGAAGCAGAAAACTTGAACCGATTAAAGATTGCTAAGTTTGGATGAATTGGAATCCCTTGTTCAACTCTAAAACTGTACTGAAAGCAGAGTAAAGTTGAAGCTATTAGCAAATAGAATTAATACTGTGACTTTATTATTACAgttaaaagtttaattatataTGAAAACTATATATGTGTGTGCGCGCTCTCTCTAATAGTTTAACCAATAAAGAGGACTTACATGAGAAAATTTGTGATCATTTGCTTCTTCAAATCTAGATTCTTGACTAATCATTACCATGTTGTCATACGAATTTCCACTACATAAAATTTaactttatattattattatgtgtgtTAAGTTAGTTTTATATAAATAGCACTGAATATTTATGAATTTGGTCAACCTTAAAGTCAATGGAAAACCATCCAGGTCTCTGCTTACTGAGCGGCCACAATCATTTATGAAATGAATatgctgcaaaaaaaaaaataaaaataaaaaatcaagttGTGAGTTGtgactttattatttgatttgtttcCAACCTAAAAAATATGACCAATTATTAAAGAAAGGTGTTTCgccacaaaataaaataaaataaaaagaaaaggaaggaaagagagaaagaaaggtgGTGGGACTGAAAATTTACATGAAAAACTAATTAAATAGGCAAAATTTAAACGAAATTTATTGACATGGTAATCCATAATTCCATATAGAGTTTGTTTAGTGGGGATTCTATGAGAAGTAGTACTACTCTCCAATCTCCTatcttaattaagaaaaatattttatattttttctttttctgttgcaaatatctatttatttgtttatgaaaaaaGACAAATATCTGTAGATATTaaccaaaaaaatccaaaagaatTCATTCAACATAATAAACAtataatacaaattaatttaacatcaTCTAacttgtaaattaaaaaattataatctaCTCATCATTAAAAGAACAACACATATAAGAAAATATAACATGAAAATTCATCTTCATCCATGCCGTTCCAATTAaagtatgatttttaattttagtcttaGTTTTATATGCATAAAGAAATTAATATATTTAGTAATTTCACATGTCATAAAAATTTAGCGTGTAATTTATGgatgaaaaattttggatttagatattttaaaacaaaaaaattaataaaataataaaattaaaaattaattattattattattattaaatttatatttttatcatatttaaattttattatcttaatttaaaaaataattaattaattattttattaacttattttaaaagattttaattcaaaattaaaacttttgCCATCTCTACCTCCCTCCTATCTCTCCTCTCTCCTAAAGACATGATGGGAGCTCAAATTTAAAACAACACACAACTCTTGAGAGGCTATTAATAATAATCCTCACACTTCTATAAATAATCAATGAAAAATTAGCCACCTTCCTAGACCAATGATCCTCCAATCTTAAAAGGTTAGCCTTATTCATTCAAATTAAATAACCGGAATTGAGAAATAtcagtaattaatattttttattaatattatttaatatttgattaatattttatttttctattattacgataaaaaattcaaaatttagtacttaatatttaaaatattaattaaaaatgataaattttattagtaatgtaatatggattttttttaaataaaataaaaaattattttttttaattttatttttcaactttaattttttaaatataatttttttaaaataagttcgGCGTCGACGAATTCTATAATTtatatagaatttttttaatcTCCCGACTAACTTCactcaaatttttaaatatcCAAATTTTTAAGTTATATCGTCGTTTCCAAACAGTATATAAGTCTCCAAATAATACATAAGAGTatacaaaaatatcaattaataacgtaattaaaatagattaaaaaaaagtatttctcaTGGAATAATTGTTTAAAGTTTTTGACAAGAGAAAAAGGCGATGAAATGATTGGCATAAGGAAAAAAATTGGGGCGAGAACATATAATTTTCATATTCgtgtcatttttttaaattatttccattgaaaaaaaattaaaaattcttaatcaatcatattttttatttttttattttcattgaaaatagaaataaaaatggtCAAACCAATCGCAACCTTAAAttgttttaattgaaaaattgTATTCTTTGTGATAATAACATCATCTACGCAAATCTCAGTCACAAAATGTGGTAAATCTTATTTCCAACATAAAATGTCctataaagtataaactaaaTGAAAAAGCACTATTATGTATGCAAATATGAGAGATCAACCACCATACACAAATAAAacatggaggaggaggaggagagccTACGCCACCATTGCCCGCGCGCCACCGCCGCCTTCGAGTCAATTCACCGCATCGGTCAGGAATAAAAGGTCCTCAAAACAATAAGTATGGCTTTTTTAATATTGCCAGCGCCAATAGCaactattataattattaaactaCACTTCTAtattagcccatgacaacaataaagaagtcttgtggcccacaaattcagcccaacagaatacacaaattaaattataatttagtctttatcatggtatcagagccatggtatcctccttgaagaggatatATAAGTTATCATCTTTTCGGTGAGAAATCACCATACTTCTTTTTCAACCTCCTCCCACAATAAATAATCATAGATTTAGTTACATGCATCTAAGTGAAAATCTTACCACAGTGTTGGTTATCCCGGTTCTTTACCAACAATTTCGTCTGCGCCTCCTTTCTTCCGGTAGTTTCGTCTGCATTCTGTTTCAGTGGTTTAATCTGCATTCTGTATTAGCAGTTCCATCTGCACTCTTATTGCGCTCTACGCGCCATTTGAAGACCACTCTTATTGCGCCATTTGAAGACCACTCTTATTGCGCCATACGCGCCCTCTAAAGATCAATCTTGTTGCGTTTTACacgcttatttttttattttttattttttttattttttattttttcattctttttttttatgaagaTCGCTGCCTGCTCTCTCTCCCTCaagcacagcatctccttttatgtatttttgtcgTCGGCAGCTCAAGCTCCGCCGCACGCAATTGTTTAAAGATCGCTGCTCaagcacagcatctccttttatgtatttttgtcgTCGGCAGCTCAAGCTCCGCCGCACGCAATTGTTTAAAGATCGCTGCTCaagcacagcatctccttttatgtatttttgtcgTCGGCAGCTCAAGCTCCGCCGCACGTAGTTTTTGAATATCGCTGCTCaagcacagcatctccttttatgtttttgccgccggcagctcaagctccgccgcacgcagtttttgaagatcgctgctcaagcacagcatctccttttatatttttgcagtAGGCAGCTCAAGCTCTGCCGCACGCATCTTCCTCCGCGTCACCACGTCAGACGCGCTTTTCTCAACAATTTCATCGGAACTTATCCAAGCTGTGGATTATTGACATCTTCCATCCACCAGCTTGCGGGGgcgtattaaactactcttctactttagcccatgacaacaataaagaagtatcgtggcccacaaattcagcccaacagaatacaaaaattcaattttaattttagtctttattatattatctttatcttatctttaattgttcttatcttatctttatttgcttttatctttcataggacaatgctctatatatatttagttttaccctcaTAGTTTACAACACACTTCAGtgcaattcaatcaatcaacaatcaataaaagttattttctttgcttttcctattctttcacaattttatcatggtaCCACATCTTTTCCTACTCTATGAGAAATCACCCTACATCTTTTTCAACCTCCTCCCACAATAAATAATCATAGATTTAGTTACATGCATCCAAGTGAAAATCTTACCACAGTGTTGGTTATCCCGGTTCTTTACCAACAATTTCGTCTGCGCCTCCTTTCTTCCGGTAGTTCCGTCTGCATTTTGTTTCAGCAGTTTAATCTGCATATGTTTTAGCAGTTTCATCTGCACTCTTATTGCGCTCCACgcgccctcttttttttttttatcgcgCTCTATGCGCCATTTAAAGTTATTGCGTCATACGTACGCATTTTTTGAAGATTGCTGCTCAAGtacagcatctccttttatatttttgccgtCGGCAGCTCAAGCTCCGCCGCACGCATCTTCCTCCGCGTCACTACGTCAGAGGCGTCTTCCTCAACAATTTCATTGGAACTTATCCAAGCTGTGGATTATTGACATCTTCCATCCACCAGCTTGCGGGGGCATATTAAACTACACTTCTAtattagcccatgacaacaataaagaagtcttgtggcccacaaattcagcccaacagaatacacaaattaaattataatttagtctttatcttatcttatagttatctttatctttatctctatcttatctttatttgcttttatctttcataggacaatgctctatatatatttagttttaccctcatagtttacaatacacttcagtacaattcaatcaatcaataatcaataaagattcgcattcttttcttttcttattctttcacaattttatcaataATCATATTTAAcaaggatttttttaattataaattaaaaaaatcactaTTTTCCAACAAAAAAAATACGACTTATTTTCGAAGTTGTTATTGTTGACCTTCTAACTATTTTTTCCTAGCCCAATCTGATATTTATGAAGAAGCATATTGAAGTTCGTTAGGGATAAAACGAACTCTATAAAAACATAGAAATTCACTAGGGTAGAATTTGCCTGGATTGCAACAAATTTACCCTAAATAgcaaaaaaatgtatttaaaaaattaaaattaaaaaattgagtttaaaaaaataataattattttattatatttcagTAAAAAATCTGATGTAACATTATTCACcgaaattataataaagatactTCATAGTCTCATCAATGAGAATATAAGATGAATTAACCAAAACCCATATTAATTATTCACCAACCTTAAAGTGCACACTAGTTGTGGTTTTCCAATTGCAGCTTGAAGGTTCATTCATATCCAGCCCAATCGACAATTTTGATATCCTTACGTCTCCACTTGCTGAATGGCAGAAATTGTTCATGGGAATTCCATGAATACCAATCTCAGGTTTAAGTGAAtgctgaaaaaaaagaaaaagaaaaaaaacagttCAATAATCCCAtgagtttcttattttatttacattgttTAAGATAAATTACACTGaattttcttcttaaaattcaaacgtaattattaaatatatcttTTCTTTTAATAGTCTAACATTTTACCACTATGCAACCACCTcccttcaaatttatttttaaaatatgaaccCGTCAaagttgtttttttattttttaaattgattaattagAAAACATGTTATTACTAAACATGTGTTTTGCatgcacaaaaatattttatattactagtTAAAATATTAATTGAACAAAATAAATAGGACAGGTACAAATTGGACAAGTATAAGGTAAATATTAAAGTATAGAAAATAGAGATTTTATGAAATAAGATTTAAATTATGAAATTATCTgacctaatattttttttaaaaaaaaatattatttatatatcaaaatcagtcactaaaatcaattagtaatgtatttgtgtataaatacatatgtaatttaatttatttttaatgtatttatattttaacatatattttatattgatggctgattttggtgtaaaCATAACATAAtcgtatttttttcaaaattggttgagtcattcaaaattataatatcaaaatattttaagaattcaatcagataataatttatttatcttttaacttCTTTCTAATGCTaattgacaaatcaaaatataagCCAAAATGGTAACACAAACCACAATATTTAGAGACCTTTGACCAAGACATGGAGGTCTTGGTGTCCTATGATTTATCAACAAGTTTGAATCATGCAACCCTTTGTGCCATGAAACATCAAGCAAATCACCATTGCCAAATAGTGTAGGTAGCTTCAAGCAAAGGCTACAACAATGGAGGAAATTAATTAAAAGTTGAAATATTTGGTTACACCTCTTCATTGATGAAAACAATACAATTAGTAGAAATCCAATTTAATAGAGATCAAAACAAAATTTGTACCTTCCATTTGCAAGAGAAAATGGGCCGCTAAATATCCTGTTagatttcattttaattattttttttttcagagaaatatatataatcaaatatattaattCTGAGCTTTTTTCTTTTGAAGCATAACCTGAGAGGAGAGAGCACATGAGAAGAACTATAAAGCTTTTGAATCAAATTAACTCCGACATCAAGTTTTGCTGCCATACGTGTAAGTTAAGGATATTATGTCATAAAACCACATATCTCAAATCAAAATTGAAGTCACTAGAAAAAAGTACTGAATATTACGTTAATCATGTATGAACAAAATCagaagtaattaattaattgcaTTGTAGTgttttaaaatccttattatataaaatatcagACTTTGATATTACATGtgaattaaacaatatatatatatgtgtgtgtgtgtgaaaaatatatatacgagacataataataaataaataataatatatgaaacttgttataataataataataaataaataaataaataaacaaataattgaaagaaaagaaccttTGCCAGCATGGATACTTTGGTGAGCTCCCATTTCTGAGTAGCATTACATTCAAAAGATTGCaagaataatgaatgaatgatgaaACGGAATTCAAAAGTGAACGGGAGACCAAAAATATTTAGTTATGTCGTTGGTTGCAACATACGATCCATTATATTCCATCATCAATGTTATGGTGAGGTTGAAAAAGGGTGAAAGAATGTTCCAACCTTTCTTGCTTTGATATTCTTTGTTTCGCATACCACTATAAGTTTGTCACACTGTTGCTTCATC is drawn from Arachis hypogaea cultivar Tifrunner chromosome 12, arahy.Tifrunner.gnm2.J5K5, whole genome shotgun sequence and contains these coding sequences:
- the LOC112729161 gene encoding outer envelope protein 39, chloroplastic-like — encoded protein: MGAHQSIHAGKAKLDVGVNLIQKLYSSSHVLSPLRIFSGPFSLANGSLCLKLPTLFGNGDLLDVSWHKGLHDSNLLINHRTPRPPCLGQRSLNIVHSLKPEIGIHGIPMNNFCHSASGDVRISKLSIGLDMNEPSSCNWKTTTSVHFKHIHFINDCGRSVSRDLDGFPLTLSGNSYDNMVMISQESRFEEANDHKFSHYSFRVEQGIPIHPNLAIFNRFKFSASKGVKIGSAFFSTLFNGGSLVGATAPYEAFAIGGPNSVRGYGEGAVGSGYSCVVSKNEFSFPLDKQLTGVIFLDFGSDLRSSNRVLGNPGLRKGKPGSGIGIGYGIRFKTELVQITADCAINAFKQRTLYFGINNLLL